The genome window TCAAGTCTCCTGTCCCTAGCTTCTCAGAGCTTCACGTTAGAAAGCCTTACAATGGAGGGTCCATTTGATGCAGTCGTCGTCGGTGCCGGTAAGTATAATTCAGGCCCACTTTGGCTTTCCTTTCTAGACTCTAGCCACTGACAAGTCACTCTTCTCAAGGCTGGTTCGGTCTCGCAGCCGCCAAGGCCTACTCACAACTCCACCCGACCGCGAACCTCGCTGTCCTAGAAGCTGCCGAGTCTTGCGGAGGAACATGGTCCAAGAACCGCCTCTACCCCGGCTTGAAGTCGAACAACATGATTGGGACCTACGAGTACCCTGACTTTCCCATGTCCGAGTCCGTGTACGGCGTCAAGCCCAACAACCACGTCCCGGGCGCGGTCCTGCACCGCTACCTTACCGATTTCGCCAAGCACTTTGGCTTCTTCGATCGCATTCAGTTTAATACCGCTGTCAACCTGGTGGAGAGGAATGGCGAGAAGGGTTGGCGACTTTCTGTTGCCTCACCGGCAGGAGAGCGCGTTATCCAGACTGAGAAGCTCATCCTGGCAACAGGGCTGACCTCGACGCCGAATCTTCCAACTTACTCAGGAGCCGAGTCTTTCTCGGGGCCTCTGTTTCATGCAAAGGACTTCTGCAAGAGGGCATCAGAGCTCAAAGGAGTCAAGAATGCCGTAGTCGTAGGCGGGGCAAAGTCTGCATTCGATGTTGCCTATGCCTTGGTACAGGATGGCGCGCAGGTAGACCTGATCGTTCGCCCCAACGGCCACGGTCCTGTTTAGATTGCGCCCCCCTTTGTCACACCTTTCAAGAAGAGAATGGACCAGTTGCTGAACATCCGTTGGATGTCATGGTTCAGCCCGTGTCCTTGGGGTGGCGAAGACGGCTACTCGGGTGTCCGGCAATTCCTTCACGGGACCACCTTTGGCCGCTTCATTGTCGATTCGTTCTGGAAGGTGCTGAGCGGCGACGTTCTCTCAGCCAACGCGTACGACTCTCACCCTGAGCTTCAGAAGCTGAAGCCTTGGCACTCGGCGTTCTGGATTGGTAGCGGTCTTAGCATCTTGAACTACGACAGCAGTCTTTTCGATTTGGTCAAGGAGGGCAAGATTCGGGTTCACATTGACAACATCGATAGACTGGAGGGCAACAAGGTCTTCCTGTCTTCTGGCGAGCAACTCGAGACTGAGGCGATTGTTTGCTCCACCGGCTGGAAGAAGGAGTCGACCATCAAGTTTGCCGGTCTCAACGAGGAGAAGCTCGGCCTCAAATACTCTGCAACTGAGAAACGGGCTTTAGACCAAGAAGCGGACGCCAAAGTTCTTGAGCTCTTCCCTCGGCTGGGAGATCAACCTAAACTGAGATTCACTCCTAAGGAGGCAAACCCCTTGCGTTACTACCGCTTCATGGTTCCCTCCACAATGGTGGGCTCTCGCGATCTCGCCTTTGCCGGTATGATCTCAACAGTCAGCACTTCAGTCTGCGCCACTATTCAAGGACACTGGATTGCCGCCTTCTTGGGTGGCCAGCTGGATCGTCTCCCTACATCTGATCAGGAGATTACGGACGAGATTATGCTGCACACACAATGGGGCAAGTGGCGTTACCCCTGCGGCTACGGTGCCGACCTTCCTGACTTTGTTTTTGAGGGCTTGCCATACGTCAACATGTTGATGAAGGATCTTGGAGTAGAGACACACCGCAAGTCAAGTCGCCTTCAGGAGCTTACATCGCCCTACCTACCGGCTGACTTCCGTGGTCTGGTTGATAAGTGGAAGCAGGGTCACGGTGCCAGCGAAATCGAAATTGCCACACATAAGGTTGTTACTTCAGGGACGGATGAATGAGAGGATCATTGAGAGTCAGCCATCTTGTGGCTTTTATTTTAGAAATTTCTTTTGTTTACGGGCATATTCCCTTGGCGGATTCCCAATTTACATTCCCCTAttatcccccccccccggccTCATTTAGGGTTAACTCATTGTACTTTCTCGATTGCATAAAGAAGACCGAgagatagatattaagaaattataaatcAGACTTTTCTACCTAATCCCCAATTTCATAAAGTTCACAACAGGCCAATCCCCGAGACGGCGACTAGAATCTagcgcttatacctatataaacaaattaaatataaggttcgtatttaattatttagctcatttctcgcgctatatttaattatttaataattaattaatagatttaactaatttcctaattaggaattaaataaagctattacgaaagtccttataatattaacttataaacttTACTTCGATTAgtttttctaattaaaagattaacctcttacttttatagtactactataaagctagttcttaagatattagacctcttttaatataaaaaatcttattaataattattataaagttaaagttaactttacgaAGCTAAATATCCTctcgtaatttattattattatagggattataaaaatattaagcataagcttatttaacgttaaataagttagctaataattaatttattattaaattaggttaaggaccggctaagggataatttataaataatattaattaagcttaggtacgtagttaattattacgtttattatttaaaatattaactattattagtattacgagtcttttataatactttttaaaatcgtaagggtattaaaaatagcttataactattataataaaagaggaggacttagataataaaaaggaggaggacttactatctcgtttatatactatctttattaataatcgtaaagtcccttttttatattcaatagctagtagctttacttaggtatatcctacttcttttttagctatcttaatccttatttaaaataaaaaataattattacggtatAGAGTAGagagttacttaacttagtataatacttattaaggacctattaaatattaataattaataattaaaaatatctttacgagttaaaattattattaaaaagtagctctaCCCGctccctaagtatatatttaaactaaatataataagggatactatttaaagttagaaattaaaaaagaggttaggatataaattaataacgagctaattactaacgagataatattatttatattaattataattataacgctacgatttaaaaagctataagatctatcttttttttaaaaagtttattatataactttttctattttttaaaacggttaataaagtacttaaaacttattattactttttataaatagctataaccgtctcttttaccctagccttagtattttattatttagaaataaaatagcttaagtactacttttagctCGGCTAATagctactaattattattattaagaacgtttttaataaggatccgttattttagatttttataagcttaattagttattaaaaaagtataaatttattttcttttttataaagagcgctatattataaaatatattaaattctattttatattattattaagcgttaatataagctcttataacgactttttaaaaagagtaaatatatcgtttttattagttttattactaactttaaaaaaggctttatattattaaagtaacgAGCGAATAAATTTAACGACGTtccgaagcttattaatagggccccttatatactaaaagttaagatttttttaaaattacttagtattaattaatatatttaattcttacttaaatacctctttattattattaaataaaaaggccctactaacgaggttaagaatataactataatactttattttctAGTTAAAAACATcttcttaagtataagtataagataatataaaatataaataacctaagtaaatattattatttaaagtattattataaataactactccgaCTTAGTTACATAattcttagttatttattactaattttataatctaagtaatattagccctattataagtactatactattattataaaataataaagtattatatttattatttggtatagtttaaaaaataagtaaaaacggtaataataatattctgcgttaataaagtttataaattaaataataagtagacttttattattaatctctagatctttaccctaattatatctttctttttaataaagatcctacttagctccttttttatatttttatataataataagagttcgttaataatattataatttaattaataaaaaagggcccggaggtaaggattataaaaagttataaataagctattattattaataatatacttaattattaattccttaattctcgttacttagccctttataataatattaaaaataagtttctatctttttaatataaagttatacttagagaattttaataaatataacgacttactaaagcttagatctattacttaatattttaattttaaataagctattactaagttcataactattattttaaaataagtaacgatacttattttattataataataataaaactaaaaaactttactttaaatatttttattataaatctcttaaatAAAGACCCCTTCTAAGCAGATCTACGACTTCCTTAGCCTTacgcccttttataatattaaattattattaataaaaatcctccttttttaaattatttttaaaaaggtaaagaagctattataattattaaagtcggttaataatacgaggctaGCGTTAGTTAGGGtctataattacgaagtaatttaaaataataactacgtactaaaaattatacgacttattactaattaattaattacgatataacaaattaattaatatataatttaattaatattaataataattataatagttataaaaggttagaagtagtaatacgtaatttcgttagttttattaatattaaaaaaagggggtactagaggttttttaaatttttaaatataataagatactaaatttagggctttataatacttaagcccttttttttttatataattattaataatctatttaattaagtaatataataccgaacttataattataaataaggagtcGCAGGTTCGAATCCCgctctaagtatttatattcttaattataaacttctatagggtatagttaagaatatcgatttttaattagcctagccccggattttcttttttctaagCGACCTTAtatctaattaaatacgttaaatatagggccttacgatatttaattatttaacttactaaaattcctatatttaactatttatttgacttatttgtttgattaatttgaatgggtataagcgctgctAGAATCTCACTTCGGGCAGGTGATTGCTTAGCGACTAATATACTAGTACGATCTTTGACCAAATGATTTGTAAAGTTCCAACCCGACTGCAAGGTGTGTATTGCAATTAAGGCCTAGTTGTCTGCCGACGTTCGATATTTCTTGGCCTCAATGGGGTTACCCGCGGAATCCGCGGAACGCATGGCCAAAATCGAACAACCGCCACAGACCCACGGGAAGCGCGTCACGGGTCGACGGACTATTGACGGGATGCATTGGAAATCGGAGAAAGCTTCATCAGCATACTTGAAATTTACGTTAGATATCTCACGACAAACGGCATTCACATAACGTTATCAGCGACGACTGGAGGTGTTCACCATGGTAATCCCAGCATGATATACTGAACTGGACCTCTCCAGTGCGCAGTGGATGGTGATCTTCATCTTTGAGAGCGAATCATTTCGCAAACCCCGCTGCAGTATCCCACCGGCGCTTATAAGTTGCGGAGGCTCGTCTGCCCAATCGGTACTATCGAGCTCTAAACTGCACTCATCAATTTCACAAACGCAAGTTTCTACCAACTACCTACACTTATCAACATGCTCGTCTTAATCGCCGGAATATCTGGCAGCCTTGGTAGCCGCTTAGCAATGGTTGCGAAGGAGCGCGGTGTCTCTGTCAGGGGCCTGGGACGTGATCCCTCAAAATTGAGTCCTGAGCTGGCCCAGAGTCTGGAGTCCTTCGTCACAAGTCGCAACTACTATGATATTCCAGCTCTAGATAAGGCCGTAGCCGGTGTTGATGCGATTATCTGCGCTTACAACCCGACACCTCTACTGGATCTCGACGGTTGCCTCTTACTCCTCAGGGCTGCCGAGCGGGCAAACGTCAAGGTTTTTATGGCCTCCTCGTGGAACAATGACTGGACAAAGATCAAGTTTGGCGATTTCGAGCACTACGACGCTCATATTGCCTTTGAGCAACAGGCCGCCATGACAAGCTCAATCAAGCCGGTGTATCTTCTCACGGGCACTTTTGCTGACCTCCTGTTTACGCCGTACGGGCCGGGAGGTTTCGATACTTCTGGTGATGTCCCTCAAATGCGCTACTGGGGCGAGGGGAACAAGAAGTTGCATTCATGGACGGCGCAAGACGACGTTGCTGCATGGACCATTGAGATCCTCATCAATGGGGACGGCGTTCAACAGGGCAAGGGGGGATTCTTCAGAATGCGCTCTGGAGTCAATACGATTGAGGAACTGGCGTTGGCATACGAGGAGGCGACGGGGACCTTTGTTGAGGTCAAGCGCCAAGGCACCCTGGGGATGCTTGCGGAAGAGATTGCGAGACTGCGTAAGGAGAAAGGCAGAGCTAGAAACTTTGAGTATCTCCCAGAGGTTGTCGCATTCTTGAGCGACCAGGGACTATTCGAGGTGCCGGCTAGTGAAATTGTGTCTTTGGGGCGTGTTCGCAAGCCCACAACTCTGGAAGAACACCTCAAGATACGGTTCGGCAGCTGATACAGAACTGGACTGGGAACTAGTTTCAGGCAGTAGATAGGTGCCTGCAGAGCGATCACCTTTATCAAAGGATTCGGAAACAACGTGAGAAGCCGTGGACAGTCGCAGCCCTGACACGTTTCGTAAAATAATCACCTAGTCAGATCCTGACAACTATGATCAATATTTCTCAGAATGCGAACTCGAGAATGTTGAAACACTAGGGTCTTTCTATTCTATGCTCTTTTCAAGAGGGAGATAAAGGCTGAAGCTGTATTACATACTGTAAGACAGACACGTAAGCATGTACTATGAGAGCACATGTTGCTTTCGGGTTTGGGTAAGCTACCGGCCGTGAAGTAAGTAGGTTGGTTGAGGTCATTCGGGGTTCATCGCAAAGTTCCGTTTCCCCAACTCCGTGGGGAGACCGGCCAAGATCAGATCACTGTGGACAAAAATGCTCGAGCTTAAGATCAAAGCGATGGAAGCTAGTGTGGTTAGAGGGCGTTGACTGATGGTGACAGGTCGGAGTCCGTGTTGGCTGCACAGATGGTCCGGACCTTCAAATCGAGGTTCGAGCAGGCAAGCAGACAAACCCTCCAGCGGCTCTATTCATCACTATTCGGGATCTTTGCCACGCGATCCGCGTGGATCGAAGAGAGTATCCTAATACTAGATCATCTCCCTTGCAATTGCAATATCGCATTGATGCGGTTGGCTTCATACAAATTCTGTTCGCCTTTCGAGCTCAAAACAAAGATCAATGGCCCCTTGAAGGTCCTTCTGAGTATGCACGTTTGGTGTTTCTCGACATCCCTTGACTGCATTTGTGAAACCATGACCCATAGCAATCTGGCCGAGCCACTGCGAGACTTCAGATGGTGGCATTGTATATAGCTTCAGCAGGCTCCGAAAGTTTTGGAGGTTGTACATGTGCTCCGGTAGATCAGCTGTGTTTCCAAGCACCCGGAACATTGACGATGACTTTCAAAGTGGCGAGTTTCATCTGGGCATTGGCTGCATTTACAGGACTGTCCCGTCAATCCCCAATACTGCACCGTCGCGACAAAGCCTCAGATCCGTTGAGCTTCAGTAAAGATGGCAGCTTCAAGATCTCCATCTTCGAAGATCTTCATTTCGGAGAGAGTAAGTCTATGAAGTAGGCGCAGGAACACCAGCCATGGATACTGTGCTCTGTTCAGTGCTAATACCGCATTCCTGTAGACGCCTGGGAAGCATTCGGCCCTGCTGCAGACAAGAAAACTGTCGGTGTCATCACCAAGGTGCTAGATGATGCCAAGCCAGACTTGGTGGTACTAAACGGTGACCTCATCACTGGAGAAAATGCCTTTGCAGAAAACGCAACATTCGTCCTCGATCAGTTGGTGAAGCCCATAGTCGATCGGAGTATTCCCTGGGCTAGCACTTACGGTAATCACGACTATCAGCAAAATATTACGGGGAGCGATATCATGGCGCGCGAGAAACAATGGCCAAATTCTCGAACGCAAAAGATGGTCAGTGGCTCCAACGCTGGGGTATCCAATTACTATCTACCGGTTTATGCTTCCGGCTGCACGAAAGACGATTGTACGCCGGAGCTGGTGTTATGGTTCTTTGACAGCAGAGGCGGTTACTATTTCATGCAGACTGGATCGAATGATGCAGCGAAGTTGGTGGGCCAGCCCAACTGGGTCGACGAAAGTGTTGTCAACTGGTTCAAGTCCACCAATTCAGATCTCAACAAGAAACACAACAAGAACATTCCGGGTGTCGCATTTGTTTACATCCTACCAAAGGCCTCGAGTGCTATTCAATCGCAGGGCATCGACCCTGAGAAGAtgtcacgtaacagggatagtaatcgcacctcacaaggtgcccgtcacgtgctgaatcacgtgtctatctcagatattatgtatatagaccttctccttttatctatttccactttaataattaagctacttttattatactccgtatacctattactacgtactataactcgtaatagttataagcctagctcttaattaagaccctatactataataacgtacttattaatacgatttttacgatctttttaaaataaccgacttatttatacctactttagcctaagctaaactaattaattacgataattaaattaaatagtttaacgtactttatattataaataagggcgtcgGGGTCTAGAAGTACGTCGACCTAGATGCTCTAAATTCTAATATATTCCTCGACCCCTCTATAGCGCTTACTTCGCTCTTAAAATTcggataattagttataacccgtaataaaaaagaattacgagcttactaagcccgttataaggCGTTCGAGAACGACTaaagaaactaagaaatcctctattaatagcttctaaatataactcttagtacGAACTTTTCGACTTCCTTAAGTacgagtaacttataaaactaagctaggtttctttttataaagctagctatactacttactttacgtaaataaatctattctTATACCGTACCCGTAAAGAGGATCTATACGcttaagagtatttaaaaataataagagctcgacgctaaatataagtaacttatagcttatgaacgtaatattattaatacgtatattaaagtcctcgcttagtaattaataaaattagttaacgctatactatataaatacgtattttaaaaagctattaagaacggtactaagtttagtatatagcgaatcGTTAGATATTTAAAGTAGGAATTTACGCCCCtcgaactagtaataaagaatgcggttcgagaggaatattaataagcctttaataaagcgaggactagaattaacccctaacgctagtataagGAGTAGTAGTCCGCTTACTTTCGAGCTAAAACGtacgatattttaaaaattagtaaagagatcgctatacttaacttcttagttatagttaagtctagacttaaccctatatagggctaacgtatatataagacctttagtaaattaataaccttcggaacgtatataaggaccctcgaggagattacgtatatatttagcttagtaacctaggatatatatactaaacgacttttaagttaaagaggggcttattctacttttactaaacgctctaacttagttaacgacgtaaataataagggtaacgttatatacccttataatcgTATATACCTATAGCGCCCTACGGCGTACTAAAAATTAGAATAGGTACTTATAAGCCGAAACgctaataggttattaatacgaatgctaaggagctatataaaagaagtcctcgccgctattaaattaagtaaatagaaaTTACTCTACGGTAAGCTTAagaaagctagttagctaaagAACGATAGAACCCCTAAGGAACCTAGGTTTCCGAAGGGATCCTCTAACTAACCtatagcgagcttattagtaaactaggacgagggctacgtagttactatacttataaagagttaggacttagaaataaacgcaatttttagtacccctataagtagcgcttacccccttttttagagcataataatagatagttatagagtaatatatttagttaataataagagcctatttaaacttaagagTTGCGTactattaggtaataaagactatattaaattaggaactactatactacttattactatacgtagcactcgtattataaagggcgtccTAGATAGACCTAAGGGAAAGAGAACTTACGATCTAAAGTTCTAAAACGTCGCTTATGTTAAGggattctatattaatatagttttaaaaactttattaaataaaagcgcACTTTGGTACTACGgtctaaattatactttataataaggaacgctttataagagtactattaaaaagtagcttatttaaaagaacAATCTAGTCTTCTTCGAATATAAGCTCTTCTAatcctatcctttttttataaaccttaagcgtattttatagagcctagctagtattatattactagttagctatagaaaattccgtcgcttatattaacgtacttataagaggtttaatagCGCGCTCTTTTAGTACCTTAGAATAGGTTATCTCGGACCTAATGctcttcgttaattattatataagactcgaggtatgcgtattaaacctctattataagttaagtataaagtatatatattatttaaaactaagatagtagtcttaagaggactaccctcgagaagagccttacggctatagtactatatatactaagatctcttttatttcgaactatttcttaataaataataatatatatttatagcttctaacgaatataataagtagcttagggggttctttttaaggataaaaatagaggaggaagtgcttttcgtactatagagcctcgaaatagcgattcgttattaaaaaaggactctattttacttttttaaaaataataataagaccgctctcttaattataaacgttaaacgtatatataagacgtagtatagcgagctaggaattggaatagaacttctatctctatatataaaagaacctATAAGTAATGCTAAAAGAGTAGGTTaactcgtaattactaaagctcgtaagatgcgcctttttacgaacctccctataaatttataggacgaaatagtactagcggcaatctttatttataatattaccctatgggaggctaataaaagagattcgcttattataatagaaattaattaataaaagcggtattaacgctagtaatagacgggttactaagtacgggattctaaactagttaccccgtatctcggtagcctctatatatatagttattaagcataccctttttataaaaatcgtaaaaggggcatatattaaaaagagtttaaagtacttccccgcgggtatataaaatacttagttagatatatattaaaaacgtataacttatatagggtCTAAGTGCCCGCGCTcgagtaagtatttattataaagaatataaggTTTAACGaagaagttttttataatcctatatacGAGGAACAAGCTAtcgtaagtaagtaagtaaatttagtaatttaaaaaatataagaactctttaatactaataataagttaatttaagCACTCGGGGAAGTAGATCTAGACTTCGGAAATGCTAATACTTAAGATAACtttatagttaaggatagtattattattagatttttaactatttaggacgctaaataactaataaacgtACTCTAGGGTGcggtaaataaggctaaagaggctaatatagtcttattattattactaacccctaagataacccccttatacgagcttagggATAGGGgcaaaaaaagggatatagtaactaagttataaacggctctacgtagtttataatcctctgtacgagcgcttatatatactataaaggttctcgagcttttaattcttaatagctcttaataaaatactagagCACGCGGTAAACgaggtactaattataaagaagtaattcttaatattaaagtcgacgttagtaaggaacctttataataaacttctattattatataagaacagagcttataaaaactgccttattaagtactaagtaaagctccgttaggtcctagacgtttaaaccgggcctatagacctctataacgctttaataataatatctttacgacgcttttatatttaaatataagaaatagcgattattataaccgtctctaggactactttttctctacttttatacctaattagtaaaaagctatagaggaaagtagtataggatatataatactttattaagtagtaaaaggagTAGTTTATAGGACCTACTTAGAGCGCTCCGAAGGAGTTTAGAAACTAcgacttactaaagttaacttctaaagcttactaaagaagtttagtaatattaaatatctcttattataattatagaagtTACTTAGGGATACTATAGacgtagaaataaaaaagctaagggatattaatatataagaagaggtcgaccgtaatcctaaataagggatcctatttttattaaagtaagtatatatttataagcacGACGTCGataacgaggttagcgaggtaaaagtacgtatatatataaggggggatatataactacttaaccccttataagatacgtacgcttcgatacttattataaaggcttttaggcttataatagtaataactacctaattcgaccttaaaacagactaatataatactattaacgtattccttAAC of Colletotrichum lupini chromosome 8, complete sequence contains these proteins:
- a CDS encoding calcineurin-like phosphoesterase, with the protein product MTFKVASFIWALAAFTGLSRQSPILHRRDKASDPLSFSKDGSFKISIFEDLHFGENAWEAFGPAADKKTVGVITKVLDDAKPDLVVLNGDLITGENAFAENATFVLDQLVKPIVDRSIPWASTYGNHDYQQNITGSDIMAREKQWPNSRTQKMVSGSNAGVSNYYLPVYASGCTKDDCTPELVLWFFDSRGGYYFMQTGSNDAAKLVGQPNWVDESVVNWFKSTNSDLNKKHNKNIPGVAFVYILPKASSAIQSQGIDPEKMSRNRDSNRTSQGARHRLLRS